A region of Toxorhynchites rutilus septentrionalis strain SRP chromosome 1, ASM2978413v1, whole genome shotgun sequence DNA encodes the following proteins:
- the LOC129772370 gene encoding peroxiredoxin-2, with protein MSFGAKLLRNVRQCVNFANVGGVRTSWIHTAGTLNVAQVQKPAPAFSGTAVVKNDFKEIRLDDFKGKYLVLFFYPLDFTFVCPTEIIAFSDRIQEFRALNTEVVGVSVDSHFSHLAWINTPRKSGGLGNLEYPLLADLTKQISSDYGVLLDAGISLRGLFIIDPNGIVRQITINDLPVGRSVDETLRLLKAFQFVEKHGEVCPANWDPKGNADTIKPDPKGSKDYFKKHG; from the exons ATGTCTTTCGGTGCCAAACTGTTGCGTAAT GTTCGGCAATGTGTGAATTTTGCAAATGTCGGAGGCGTCCGAACGAGTTGGATCCATACTG CGGGCACCCTTAATGTTGCCCAGGTTCAGAAGCCTGCACCGGCATTTAGCGGTACGGCCGTAGTGAAAAATGACTTCAAAGAAATTAGGCTTGATGATTTCAAAGGAAAATATCTTGTTTTATTCTTCTATCCGTTGGATTT CACATTTGTCTGCCCGACTGAGATAATTGCGTTCAGTGATCGCATTCAAGAGTTTCGCGCCTTGAATACGGAAGTGGTTGGCGTATCCGTGGATTCCCATTTCTCTCATCTAGCTTGGATTAATACTCCTCGTAAAAGCGGTGGCCTTGGCAATCTGGAATATCCTTTGTTGGCTGATTTGACAAAACAAATTTCCTCCGATTATGGCGTACTGTTGGATGCTGGAATCTCTTTGCGTGGACTTTTCATTATTGATCCAAATGGAATAGTGCGTCAAATAACAATTAATGACTTGCCGGTAGGaagatctgtcgatgaaacattGAGGCTGCTTAAGGCATTCCAGTTTGTTGAGAAACATGGTGAAGTGTGCCCCGCTAATTGGGATCCCAAGGGCAATGCTGATACGATAAAACCGGACCCAAAGGGTTCCAAAgattattttaaaaaacatgGTTAG